Proteins encoded together in one Flavobacteriales bacterium window:
- a CDS encoding GWxTD domain-containing protein: MRNPCALALLLLTPTFAVGAVGVVVESKVYHAPGIGPRVEVSMAFLAGTLITAPNAAGFMQARVEALTLIEQNGAIKAFAKTEVLGPERLDSIQVDLIHQETFNLAPGSYELVLELRDLNSTDTTVTRHRSPLAIGAAPAGVSISDMLLAERIEPATAERPRPSGYWPVPLLSDYLPSAIASLGLYAEVYGTDSAFGADSLFLLNVQIEDFEHKRVQGAFKRSMRAKAAPVVPVALEMPIDQLPSGNYVAVVEARDRSGALIARRELFFQRNNPIQRNYDLESMATLDLSNTFAGALTDRDTLAEHLLSMRPIADPLERKIIDDRWKDQDIDLMRRFFYSFWMNRGGADPEAAWNAYRAEVIKVNKLFGCRVQKGYQTDRGMVFLKYGAPNSMMDRLNEMDAYPYTIWHYYRAGRFTNRRFVFYQPDLASTCMQLLHSEVPGEIQNPRWNQILHSRNVAMPNVDPAKVDTYSGERANEFFQMPR, from the coding sequence ATGCGGAACCCCTGCGCGCTCGCCCTCCTGTTGCTCACGCCCACCTTCGCTGTTGGAGCTGTCGGCGTTGTGGTTGAATCGAAGGTGTACCACGCTCCGGGCATCGGCCCTCGGGTGGAGGTGAGCATGGCCTTCCTCGCGGGAACGCTGATCACGGCGCCGAACGCGGCGGGCTTCATGCAAGCGCGCGTGGAAGCGCTCACGCTGATCGAGCAGAACGGCGCCATCAAAGCCTTCGCGAAGACCGAGGTGCTCGGGCCGGAGCGGCTCGATTCGATCCAGGTCGATCTGATCCACCAGGAGACCTTCAACCTGGCGCCTGGTAGCTATGAACTGGTGCTGGAGCTGCGCGACCTGAACAGCACCGACACCACCGTGACACGGCATCGTTCACCGCTGGCCATCGGAGCGGCACCGGCAGGCGTGAGCATCAGCGATATGCTGCTCGCCGAGCGCATCGAGCCGGCCACCGCCGAGCGTCCTCGTCCATCGGGATACTGGCCGGTCCCGCTCTTGAGCGATTACCTGCCTTCGGCCATCGCCAGCCTGGGACTCTATGCCGAGGTGTATGGCACGGACTCGGCCTTCGGCGCGGATAGCCTCTTCCTCTTGAACGTGCAGATCGAGGACTTCGAGCACAAGCGCGTGCAAGGCGCCTTCAAGCGGAGCATGCGCGCCAAGGCGGCCCCCGTGGTACCCGTGGCCTTGGAGATGCCCATCGACCAGCTGCCTAGCGGCAACTACGTGGCCGTTGTTGAGGCCCGCGACCGCAGCGGAGCGCTCATCGCGCGTCGCGAGCTCTTCTTCCAGCGCAACAATCCGATCCAGCGCAACTACGACCTCGAATCCATGGCCACGCTCGACCTCAGCAACACCTTCGCAGGCGCGCTCACGGACCGCGACACGCTCGCCGAGCACTTGCTGAGCATGCGGCCCATCGCCGATCCACTTGAGCGGAAGATCATCGACGACCGCTGGAAGGACCAGGACATTGACCTCATGCGCCGCTTCTTCTACAGCTTCTGGATGAACCGTGGCGGCGCGGACCCGGAAGCCGCATGGAACGCCTACCGGGCGGAAGTGATCAAGGTGAACAAGCTCTTCGGCTGCCGCGTGCAGAAAGGCTACCAGACCGACCGCGGAATGGTCTTCCTGAAGTATGGTGCCCCCAACAGCATGATGGACCGCTTGAATGAGATGGATGCCTACCCGTACACCATCTGGCATTACTACCGCGCGGGCCGCTTCACCAACCGGCGATTCGTGTTCTACCAGCCCGACCTCGCGAGCACCTGCATGCAATTGCTGCACAGCGAGGTGCCCGGTGAGATCCAGAACCCGCGCTGGAACCAGATCCTGCACAGCCGCAACGTGGCCATGCCGAATGTGGACCCGGCCAAGGTCGATACCTACAGCGGCGAGCGCGCGAACGAATTCTTCCAGATGCCGCGCTGA
- a CDS encoding TetR/AcrR family transcriptional regulator produces MAPVKEESTEQRILEAARAVFIRKGMAGTRMQEVADEAGINKALLHYYFRDKQRLFEGVFKGGVEKQFGCIWDSLRGREHLFEAIEAFVGAYLDRMTENPQLPLFIANEVNRDPEGLRAFIDRGMESRQCFLRLVSEARERGEIIDIDPRELLVNIMALCAHPFIARPMITHIHGITDEAFRRMISKRRKSVPEFIIRSIRA; encoded by the coding sequence ATGGCCCCCGTGAAGGAAGAGAGCACCGAGCAGCGCATCCTTGAAGCTGCGCGCGCGGTCTTCATCCGCAAGGGCATGGCGGGCACCCGCATGCAGGAAGTGGCGGATGAGGCCGGCATCAACAAGGCGCTCCTCCATTACTACTTCCGGGACAAGCAGCGGCTCTTCGAGGGCGTGTTCAAGGGCGGGGTGGAGAAGCAATTCGGCTGCATCTGGGATTCGCTCAGAGGGCGCGAGCACCTCTTCGAGGCCATCGAGGCCTTCGTAGGGGCCTACCTCGACCGCATGACGGAGAACCCGCAGCTCCCGCTCTTCATCGCCAATGAGGTGAACCGCGATCCCGAAGGGCTGCGCGCCTTCATCGACCGGGGCATGGAGAGCCGCCAGTGCTTCTTGAGACTCGTGTCGGAAGCGCGCGAGCGCGGCGAGATCATCGACATCGACCCGCGCGAGCTGCTGGTGAACATCATGGCGCTCTGCGCGCACCCCTTCATCGCCCGGCCCATGATCACGCACATACACGGCATCACCGACGAGGCCTTCCGCCGCATGATCAGCAAGCGCCGCAAGTCCGTCCCCGAATTCATCATCCGATCCATCCGCGCATGA
- a CDS encoding HlyD family efflux transporter periplasmic adaptor subunit, with the protein MNDLLRRRLSIVLGLVLMVGGVVTCRKLKDSKADTERSTPATQARLVRTLVARNGPVQLSIPVTGRLRAMDRMVITAEVGGTVLRTGKDFREGVSFAEGEVLFRIDDGEVRAQVNAQQSGFIRTLVQLVPDLRIDLPDVAAKWDSYLKSVPVEGQLPDLPKVVSEQERNYLAGRGVLDQYYGIRALYERLAKYTVPAPFDGVVVGAGIEAGTIVTPGTRLGEFIAPGSLEMETAIGAGELAFVKVGDTLRLASHEVPGTYKGRIIRVGESIDGGTQTVKLFVQVNGQGLRDGQYLTGTIMAGSLNDAVSVPRSALLEDAALYTVQDSALVKQPVEVLHQGVEQAVVSGLANGQVVVTDRLSGAHEGMRVAAVQP; encoded by the coding sequence ATGAATGATCTCTTAAGAAGACGCCTGTCAATCGTCCTTGGCCTAGTGCTCATGGTGGGTGGCGTGGTCACCTGCAGGAAGTTGAAGGACAGCAAGGCCGATACCGAGCGGTCAACGCCAGCGACGCAGGCGCGCCTGGTTCGAACGCTTGTGGCGCGGAACGGCCCCGTGCAGTTGAGCATCCCGGTAACTGGCAGGCTCCGCGCCATGGACCGCATGGTGATCACCGCGGAAGTGGGCGGCACCGTGCTGCGTACCGGCAAGGATTTCCGCGAGGGTGTGAGCTTCGCCGAAGGCGAGGTGCTGTTCCGCATTGATGATGGCGAGGTGCGTGCGCAGGTGAACGCCCAGCAGAGCGGCTTCATCCGGACCCTGGTGCAGCTTGTGCCTGATCTCCGCATCGACCTGCCGGATGTCGCGGCGAAATGGGATAGCTATCTGAAGAGCGTACCGGTGGAAGGCCAGTTGCCGGATCTGCCGAAGGTGGTGAGCGAGCAAGAACGCAATTACCTCGCAGGCCGCGGAGTCCTCGACCAGTACTACGGCATTCGAGCGCTTTACGAGCGGCTCGCCAAGTACACCGTACCGGCGCCATTCGATGGCGTGGTGGTTGGAGCCGGCATAGAAGCGGGCACGATCGTGACGCCGGGAACACGGCTCGGAGAATTCATCGCGCCGGGCTCATTGGAAATGGAGACGGCCATCGGTGCGGGCGAGTTGGCCTTCGTGAAGGTGGGCGATACGCTTCGCCTTGCCAGCCATGAAGTCCCTGGAACCTACAAGGGCCGCATCATCCGGGTCGGTGAGAGCATAGATGGCGGCACGCAGACAGTGAAGCTCTTCGTCCAGGTGAACGGTCAAGGACTGCGCGATGGCCAATACCTCACGGGCACCATCATGGCCGGTTCGCTGAACGATGCGGTGAGCGTTCCGCGAAGCGCCTTGTTGGAGGATGCGGCCCTCTACACCGTGCAGGACAGCGCGCTGGTGAAGCAGCCGGTGGAGGTGCTGCACCAAGGCGTGGAGCAGGCCGTGGTGAGCGGCCTTGCGAATGGGCAGGTGGTGGTGACCGATCGCCTCAGCGGCGCTCATGAAGGAATGCGTGTAGCCGCCGTGCAGCCATGA
- a CDS encoding efflux RND transporter permease subunit: protein MKGLTAYFIKYPVAVNTVMVLIFIFGIFGLRSTRSSLFPEVESRTIQVQIIYPGAAPEEVEEGVVLRIEDDVKGVSGVERVSSVSQENGGIITVEVVKGYDTDAVLQDVKNAVDRIPQLPEGMEPIRTFKLENIRPAVSFALSGEGVDLRALKTMARRVEQDLRSVDGLSKVELSGFPEEEIEVAFREADLRANNLSFVQAAAAVRAANLDVTGGKIKTSDEELLIRVRDKRVEAEGLRNTVVRAGADGRMLRLQDVADVRDAWADDPARNYVNGVPSVVVTVSSTVSEDILFIAETTLKYMEDFNARGSAVKATLISDATTVLRQRIEMLVENGLQGFVLVLVTLALFLNWRLAFWVAVGIPVAFAGMFILAPSAITINVMSLFGMILVVGILVDDGIVITESIYQEFERGHPPVQAAFIGIRKVLPAVVSSVLTTVAAFSTFFFIEGRLGDFAPALAFVTIATLGFSLVEAAFTLPAHVAHSKGLTRQKNRFEARMDGFMGWLREKRYGPFFDRIMRHKMLTVGICFFLLAVTIGFVGKGVIKTTFFPVIERDDVAVDLEMVTGTRESIVLSELQRMEQLVWKLNDELSANREDSQDVVLKVQSMLGPRAEQGKLNIILLDGEQRGFRAEDFSNRIREMAGTVPGVQNLTFGLATPFGKPVSVSLRSNELSELNAAKTELRSELQELPSLRDVVDSDRPGNREVVLQLKEKAFLLGLNAQEIAGQVRQGFFGLETQRVQRGEDEVKIQVRFAEAARASLRDLEDMRIRTIDGRQIPLSELVTYHIERGIRAINHLDGKREVRVEADLASSAQSATDAQGVIAAEVMPPLLAKYPGLSYSFEGQGEQSRKVGTSAMRVMPITLIIMFAMIVITLRSFWQMLVVLLCIPFGFIGIAWGHWLHGVQISLFSFFGMIALIGVMVNDSLVLLSTFNDNMKERMPFHEALRTAALSRLRPILLTSLTTVAGLLPITLNKSFQAQFLIPMAITVAYGLAIATFVTLILIPVLMAVLNELRRFMGWAWNAERPSAESVEPAVIELPYENLEDHREH, encoded by the coding sequence ATGAAAGGCCTGACCGCATACTTCATCAAGTACCCCGTTGCGGTGAACACCGTGATGGTGCTCATCTTCATCTTCGGCATCTTCGGCCTGAGGTCCACGCGGAGCTCGCTCTTCCCTGAGGTGGAGAGCCGAACGATCCAAGTGCAGATCATCTATCCGGGCGCTGCTCCTGAAGAAGTGGAGGAGGGCGTCGTGCTGCGCATCGAGGATGATGTGAAGGGCGTGAGCGGCGTGGAGCGCGTGAGCAGCGTGAGCCAGGAGAACGGCGGCATCATCACGGTCGAGGTGGTCAAGGGATACGACACGGATGCGGTGCTCCAGGATGTGAAGAACGCGGTGGACCGCATTCCGCAGTTGCCTGAAGGCATGGAGCCCATCCGCACGTTCAAGCTGGAGAACATCCGCCCGGCGGTGAGCTTCGCGCTCAGCGGTGAGGGCGTCGACCTGCGTGCGCTGAAGACCATGGCCCGCCGTGTGGAGCAGGACCTTCGCTCGGTCGATGGCCTCAGCAAGGTGGAGCTCAGCGGCTTCCCGGAGGAAGAGATCGAGGTGGCCTTCCGCGAAGCCGACCTGCGCGCCAACAACCTGAGCTTCGTGCAGGCCGCTGCGGCGGTAAGGGCCGCGAACCTCGATGTCACGGGCGGCAAGATCAAGACCAGCGACGAGGAACTGCTCATCCGTGTTCGCGATAAGCGCGTGGAAGCCGAAGGCCTGCGCAACACCGTGGTGAGGGCCGGAGCCGACGGTCGGATGCTGCGCTTGCAGGACGTTGCTGATGTGCGCGATGCCTGGGCCGATGACCCAGCGCGGAACTACGTGAACGGGGTGCCCAGCGTCGTGGTCACGGTGAGCAGCACGGTGAGCGAGGACATCCTTTTCATCGCTGAGACCACCTTGAAGTACATGGAGGACTTCAACGCACGCGGCAGCGCTGTGAAGGCCACGCTCATCAGCGATGCGACCACCGTCCTCAGGCAGCGGATCGAGATGCTCGTGGAGAACGGCCTGCAGGGATTCGTCCTCGTGCTCGTCACGCTGGCGCTCTTCCTCAATTGGCGCCTTGCCTTCTGGGTGGCGGTGGGCATACCTGTCGCTTTCGCCGGCATGTTCATCCTGGCGCCCTCAGCCATCACCATCAATGTCATGAGCCTCTTCGGGATGATCCTCGTGGTCGGCATCCTCGTCGATGACGGCATCGTGATCACCGAGAGCATCTACCAGGAGTTCGAGCGCGGCCATCCCCCGGTCCAGGCTGCCTTCATCGGCATCCGGAAGGTGCTGCCGGCTGTGGTCAGCTCGGTGCTCACTACGGTGGCCGCCTTCAGCACCTTCTTCTTCATCGAGGGCCGCTTGGGTGATTTCGCGCCGGCCCTTGCCTTCGTCACGATCGCCACGCTTGGCTTTTCCTTGGTGGAAGCAGCCTTCACGCTGCCAGCGCACGTAGCGCACTCGAAGGGCCTCACGAGGCAGAAGAACCGCTTCGAGGCGCGCATGGATGGCTTCATGGGTTGGCTGCGCGAGAAGCGCTACGGTCCATTCTTCGATCGGATTATGCGGCACAAGATGCTCACAGTGGGCATCTGCTTCTTCCTGTTGGCTGTGACGATCGGCTTCGTCGGGAAAGGCGTCATCAAGACCACGTTCTTCCCGGTGATCGAGCGCGACGATGTGGCTGTTGACCTTGAGATGGTCACAGGCACGCGGGAATCGATCGTCCTGAGCGAACTGCAGCGCATGGAGCAGCTCGTTTGGAAGTTGAACGATGAGCTGAGCGCCAACCGCGAGGACAGCCAGGACGTGGTGCTGAAGGTCCAATCCATGCTCGGGCCCCGCGCGGAGCAGGGCAAGCTGAACATCATACTGCTCGATGGAGAGCAGCGCGGCTTCCGCGCGGAGGACTTCAGCAACCGGATCAGGGAGATGGCAGGCACGGTCCCGGGTGTGCAGAACCTCACATTCGGGCTGGCCACGCCCTTCGGGAAGCCCGTATCGGTATCGCTGCGCAGCAACGAATTATCGGAGCTCAACGCGGCGAAGACCGAGTTGCGGTCGGAGCTGCAAGAGCTCCCGAGCCTTCGCGATGTGGTGGATAGTGACCGCCCGGGTAACAGGGAGGTGGTGCTGCAGCTCAAGGAGAAGGCGTTCCTGCTGGGCCTTAACGCCCAGGAGATCGCCGGTCAGGTGCGGCAGGGCTTCTTCGGGCTTGAGACCCAGCGCGTGCAGCGCGGCGAGGATGAGGTGAAGATCCAAGTGCGCTTCGCGGAAGCTGCCCGCGCATCGCTCCGCGATCTGGAGGATATGCGCATCCGCACCATCGACGGACGGCAGATCCCTTTGAGCGAACTGGTCACGTATCACATCGAACGGGGCATCCGTGCCATCAATCACCTGGATGGGAAGCGGGAGGTCCGCGTGGAGGCCGACCTGGCGAGCAGCGCCCAGAGCGCCACCGATGCCCAGGGCGTGATCGCTGCCGAGGTGATGCCGCCGCTGCTTGCCAAGTACCCCGGTCTCAGTTACAGCTTCGAGGGCCAGGGAGAGCAGAGCCGCAAGGTGGGCACCAGCGCCATGCGCGTGATGCCCATCACGCTGATCATCATGTTCGCCATGATCGTGATCACGCTGCGCAGTTTCTGGCAGATGCTCGTGGTGCTGCTCTGCATCCCCTTCGGCTTCATCGGGATCGCATGGGGCCATTGGCTGCATGGCGTGCAGATCAGCCTCTTCAGCTTCTTCGGCATGATCGCCCTGATCGGCGTGATGGTCAACGATTCATTGGTGCTATTGAGCACGTTCAATGATAACATGAAGGAGCGCATGCCTTTCCACGAAGCGTTGCGCACCGCAGCGCTCTCTCGCCTGAGGCCCATCCTGCTCACCTCGCTCACCACGGTGGCCGGCCTGTTGCCCATCACGTTGAACAAGAGCTTCCAAGCGCAATTCCTCATTCCCATGGCCATTACCGTGGCGTACGGCCTGGCCATCGCCACATTCGTCACGCTTATCCTCATTCCGGTGCTCATGGCCGTGCTGAACGAGCTGCGGCGCTTCATGGGCTGGGCCTGGAACGCAGAGAGGCCGAGCGCCGAATCCGTTGAACCCGCCGTGATCGAACTACCTTATGAGAACCTTGAGGATCATCGCGAGCACTAG
- a CDS encoding TolC family protein — protein MRIIASTSAFVCAAVLFAQDTLMLSAAIQLALANEHGIRIAKNEAAIADAQATAGNAGLLPRFEASGRGNYSNQDTRLDFTEGIPDVERTGVVNTSLGGQIGLTYTLFNGMGNFATLDRAQLSAQLADLRTRAQVEGTLTQVIALYYALAALDEDVSITQRIVEISADRYQRQEGKAALGGTGRLDLLNAQVDLQSDSTAYLLARQRRERSARDLNVLIGRAPDAPLRVSRSITYAQGLSQEQLVQEALQGNVQLASATAQVRAAEVEQRIARSLRWPRLDLNANYGVNDQRNGVGLVLGTYTQGLNAGVTVSVPLFDGGRVSTQAEQARLRAENAQLAEQQARLQVERDVRNAFTTWRSQREVLRMQGDAVTTAQLNFDRTRELFRAGLLTGLQFRQAQLDLANAERQSVVAGFDAKVAEITLLRASGGLLGALGLVGFR, from the coding sequence TTGAGGATCATCGCGAGCACTAGTGCTTTCGTGTGCGCTGCCGTACTGTTCGCTCAGGATACGCTCATGCTTTCCGCTGCGATCCAGCTTGCGCTCGCCAACGAGCACGGCATCCGCATCGCGAAGAACGAGGCGGCCATCGCCGATGCGCAAGCCACTGCGGGCAATGCGGGCCTGCTGCCGCGCTTCGAGGCCTCTGGGCGCGGCAACTACAGCAACCAGGACACCCGGCTCGACTTCACCGAAGGGATCCCCGATGTGGAGCGCACCGGCGTGGTGAACACCTCCCTCGGCGGGCAGATCGGCCTCACCTACACGCTCTTCAATGGCATGGGCAATTTCGCCACGCTCGATCGTGCTCAGTTGAGCGCCCAGCTGGCCGATCTCCGCACCCGCGCCCAGGTGGAGGGCACGCTCACGCAGGTGATCGCGCTGTATTACGCCCTCGCCGCGCTGGATGAGGATGTGTCGATCACGCAACGCATCGTGGAGATCAGCGCCGACCGTTACCAGCGGCAGGAAGGGAAGGCGGCTCTGGGCGGCACGGGCCGCTTGGATTTGCTCAACGCGCAAGTGGATCTGCAGTCCGACAGCACGGCGTACCTGCTCGCACGCCAGCGACGGGAACGCAGTGCGCGCGACCTTAACGTGCTGATCGGGCGGGCGCCCGATGCGCCGTTGCGCGTTTCCCGGAGCATCACCTACGCCCAAGGCTTGTCGCAGGAGCAGCTGGTGCAGGAGGCCCTGCAGGGCAACGTGCAGCTCGCATCGGCCACCGCCCAGGTGCGCGCTGCGGAAGTGGAGCAGCGGATCGCGAGGTCGTTGCGCTGGCCACGTCTCGACCTGAACGCGAACTACGGCGTGAATGATCAGCGCAATGGAGTGGGCCTCGTGCTCGGCACCTACACGCAAGGCCTCAATGCCGGCGTCACGGTCAGCGTTCCCTTGTTCGATGGCGGACGGGTCAGCACCCAGGCCGAGCAAGCGAGACTGCGAGCCGAGAATGCCCAGCTTGCGGAGCAGCAGGCCCGCCTTCAAGTGGAGCGCGATGTGCGGAATGCCTTCACCACGTGGCGCAGCCAGCGCGAGGTCTTGAGGATGCAAGGTGATGCCGTGACAACGGCCCAGCTCAACTTCGATCGCACACGCGAGCTGTTCCGAGCCGGCCTGCTCACCGGCCTTCAGTTCCGCCAGGCCCAGTTGGACCTGGCGAATGCCGAGCGGCAGTCCGTTGTAGCCGGCTTCGATGCCAAGGTGGCGGAGATCACCTTGCTCAGGGCGAGCGGCGGCCTACTTGGTGCCTTGGGCCTCGTCGGTTTCCGCTGA
- a CDS encoding sensor histidine kinase, translating to MIKRNAIDRALPALIALLLVASGLLLGWHHRETEQRTADLAGMGLLRAQQMLAVRIEAMFHEWEEDAVEESSSIAEGISDEQMILRWKGLLRSDWPVISIRLADEFGNETSLHRKDTALLLVRTQQGGPDSLPMAYTISERGMDTVPKPWGAFGRYDPRERIWFSKALENRREEPVWSERQFGDSVQRVLQVCHLIRSKSPEQAFRVLLLDIDLGRAASMDARSPSLVRYGMLLINGDARVYASNPAATEEPMAMVLSRALPTWIERKFNKSIILEEGGRSYAVQVSPVQLNGCQLYTAIGIEATEFAELTSSELRANRIAAAILATLAVLLILLAWRGRMRRRAAGILALQARQLQDRLTKATGEREVLSREVHHRVKNNLQVVSSLLNLQASSLDDPHVRDEFLRGKRRIDTIALVHHRLYDQPDLRNINLDSFLRQLSDSIAGMHEGLRSTVSIGVEANGLKCDQDTAIELGIIVCELVNNAFQHAFPHATGGHIDLTASRVEGDLYRLVVSNNGVPPANGARSGPGKLGLEIVEALAEQLDGSLHMRNDGHAAFEVLFRMRHTGTSAETDEAQGTK from the coding sequence GTGATCAAGCGCAATGCCATCGACCGTGCGTTGCCAGCGCTGATCGCCTTGCTGCTGGTGGCTTCCGGACTGCTCCTGGGGTGGCATCACCGTGAAACCGAGCAGCGCACGGCGGACCTGGCGGGCATGGGCCTCCTGCGTGCCCAGCAGATGCTTGCGGTCCGGATCGAAGCCATGTTCCATGAATGGGAGGAGGATGCCGTGGAGGAATCCTCCTCCATCGCCGAAGGCATCAGCGATGAGCAGATGATCCTGCGCTGGAAAGGGCTGCTGCGCTCGGATTGGCCCGTGATCTCCATCCGATTGGCCGACGAGTTCGGCAACGAGACCAGCCTGCACCGGAAAGACACGGCCTTACTGCTCGTGCGCACGCAGCAAGGAGGCCCGGACAGCCTGCCCATGGCTTATACCATCAGCGAGCGCGGCATGGACACCGTGCCAAAGCCGTGGGGCGCATTCGGGCGCTACGACCCGCGAGAGCGGATCTGGTTCAGCAAGGCGCTGGAGAACCGGCGCGAGGAACCGGTCTGGAGCGAACGCCAGTTCGGCGATAGCGTGCAGCGTGTGTTGCAGGTTTGTCACCTGATCCGCAGCAAGAGCCCCGAGCAGGCCTTCCGTGTGCTGCTGCTCGACATCGACCTCGGCCGCGCCGCCTCCATGGATGCAAGGTCACCCAGCCTGGTGCGCTACGGCATGCTGCTGATCAATGGCGACGCCCGTGTGTATGCCAGCAACCCAGCTGCCACCGAAGAGCCCATGGCCATGGTGCTCTCCCGGGCGCTCCCAACCTGGATCGAACGGAAATTCAACAAGTCCATCATCCTGGAAGAGGGCGGCCGGTCCTACGCCGTCCAAGTGAGTCCCGTGCAACTGAACGGCTGCCAGCTGTATACGGCCATCGGCATCGAAGCCACGGAATTCGCGGAGCTCACGAGCAGCGAGCTGCGCGCCAATCGCATCGCGGCTGCCATCCTGGCCACCTTGGCCGTTTTGCTCATCCTGCTCGCCTGGCGGGGCCGGATGCGGCGACGGGCTGCTGGAATTCTCGCATTGCAGGCACGCCAGCTGCAGGATCGCCTCACGAAGGCCACAGGTGAGCGTGAAGTGCTGAGCCGAGAGGTGCATCATCGGGTGAAGAACAACCTTCAGGTGGTGAGCAGCTTGCTGAACCTCCAGGCATCCTCGCTCGACGATCCGCACGTACGAGACGAATTCCTGCGCGGCAAGCGCCGGATAGACACCATCGCGCTGGTTCACCACCGCCTGTATGACCAGCCTGACCTGCGCAACATCAATCTCGATTCCTTCCTGAGGCAGCTCTCGGACTCCATCGCTGGCATGCACGAAGGACTGCGTTCCACGGTGAGCATCGGCGTGGAGGCCAATGGCCTGAAATGCGACCAGGACACCGCCATCGAACTGGGCATCATCGTGTGCGAATTGGTGAACAACGCCTTTCAGCACGCATTCCCGCACGCCACGGGCGGCCACATCGATCTCACGGCTTCGCGCGTGGAGGGCGACCTGTACCGCTTGGTGGTGAGCAACAACGGCGTCCCGCCCGCGAACGGCGCGCGCAGCGGACCGGGCAAGCTGGGACTCGAGATCGTGGAGGCGCTGGCCGAGCAGCTCGATGGCAGCCTGCACATGCGCAACGATGGCCATGCGGCCTTCGAAGTGCTCTTCCGCATGCGGCACACAGGCACCTCAGCGGAAACCGACGAGGCCCAAGGCACCAAGTAG
- a CDS encoding aminotransferase class V-fold PLP-dependent enzyme: MVDLRSDTVTQPTPAMREAMLSAELGDDVFGEDPTVNALEERMAVLFGHEAALFCPSGTMTNQIAINVHTRPGDEVLCEEGAHVYRYEGGGMMANSGCSVKHLPADRGRFTADDVEAAINDRNAAYLANTRLVVIENTVNRGGGAVWDIAETARIRTICDAHGLALHLDGARLFNAMAVDGSSPQDWGRTFQSISICLSKGLGAPVGSVLTGDRTFILQARRVRKRFGGGMRQAGMLAAAGLHALDHHVKRLAVDHARAKLIGAAISTRPWCKHLMPIDTNIIIYDLRAERTAKEHVALLESKGIRCFAIGPSQVRMVTHLDIGDEGTDRTIAALNSITA, from the coding sequence ATCGTCGACCTCCGCTCCGATACAGTGACGCAGCCAACGCCCGCCATGCGCGAGGCGATGCTGAGCGCGGAACTGGGCGACGACGTATTCGGCGAGGACCCCACCGTGAACGCCTTGGAGGAGCGCATGGCCGTGCTCTTCGGGCACGAAGCGGCGCTCTTCTGCCCGAGCGGCACCATGACCAACCAGATCGCGATCAATGTGCATACCCGTCCCGGCGACGAGGTGCTCTGCGAGGAAGGCGCGCATGTCTACCGCTACGAGGGCGGCGGCATGATGGCCAACAGCGGCTGCAGCGTGAAGCACCTGCCTGCCGATCGCGGCCGCTTCACTGCCGATGATGTCGAAGCGGCCATCAACGACCGCAACGCCGCTTACCTGGCCAACACGCGGCTGGTGGTGATCGAGAACACCGTGAACCGCGGCGGCGGCGCCGTCTGGGACATTGCCGAAACGGCGCGCATCCGAACGATCTGCGATGCCCATGGCCTTGCGCTCCACCTCGATGGCGCGCGGCTCTTCAACGCCATGGCCGTTGATGGCAGCTCACCGCAGGATTGGGGCCGCACCTTCCAGAGCATCTCCATCTGCCTCAGCAAGGGCCTTGGCGCCCCGGTGGGCAGCGTGCTCACCGGCGATCGGACCTTCATCCTTCAGGCCCGTCGCGTGCGAAAGCGCTTCGGCGGCGGCATGCGGCAGGCGGGCATGCTCGCAGCGGCCGGCCTCCATGCGCTCGATCATCATGTGAAGCGCCTCGCCGTTGACCACGCGCGCGCCAAGCTCATCGGCGCAGCGATCAGCACAAGGCCCTGGTGCAAGCACCTGATGCCGATCGACACCAACATCATCATCTATGACCTGCGCGCTGAACGCACGGCGAAGGAGCACGTGGCGCTGCTCGAGTCGAAGGGCATCCGCTGCTTCGCCATCGGCCCAAGCCAGGTGCGCATGGTCACCCACCTCGACATCGGGGACGAAGGCACTGATCGGACCATTGCCGCGCTGAACAGCATCACTGCATGA
- a CDS encoding TerB family tellurite resistance protein: MEAQLFYKELGRLLYAIAAADGKVSDNEVRTLKRVVSEQLVPQEVSTDHFGTDQAYITEFEFEVLAERGASVEGAFDSFIAYMARHRHDLTAERKELIYRCADAVASAFHGVGKAELPLLAELHKHLH; this comes from the coding sequence ATGGAAGCACAACTCTTCTACAAGGAACTGGGCCGCCTCCTCTACGCGATCGCGGCCGCGGATGGAAAGGTGTCCGACAATGAGGTGCGCACCCTGAAACGCGTGGTGAGCGAGCAGCTGGTGCCGCAGGAGGTGAGCACCGATCACTTCGGCACCGACCAGGCCTACATCACCGAATTCGAGTTCGAGGTGCTGGCCGAGCGCGGCGCTTCCGTGGAGGGCGCCTTCGACTCCTTCATCGCCTATATGGCCCGGCACCGGCACGACCTCACCGCTGAGCGCAAGGAGCTGATCTACCGCTGCGCCGATGCAGTGGCCAGCGCCTTCCATGGCGTGGGCAAAGCCGAACTGCCCTTGTTGGCCGAGCTGCACAAGCACCTGCATTAG